A genomic window from Arthrobacter sp. FW305-BF8 includes:
- a CDS encoding helix-turn-helix domain-containing protein yields MPADETTGIHCRLDELLADRGMTLTELSKRVGVSLVNLSVLKNDRAKAIRFSTLTAICGALECQVGDLLVTAGSTAGSP; encoded by the coding sequence ATGCCGGCGGACGAAACCACAGGAATCCATTGCCGGCTTGACGAGCTGCTGGCAGACCGCGGGATGACCCTGACCGAACTGAGCAAGCGGGTCGGCGTCAGCTTGGTGAACCTGTCGGTGCTGAAAAACGACAGGGCAAAGGCGATCAGGTTCTCCACCCTGACGGCCATCTGCGGCGCCCTGGAGTGCCAGGTCGGGGACCTCCTGGTCACCGCGGGCAGCACAGCCGGCAGTCCCTGA
- a CDS encoding alpha/beta hydrolase, with protein MSAPPLSSRPRILAGGMRAAGTMALALLLASCSALGLSKDESSQGGSTGQADPAIAAAAPEGLKDFYSQTIVWKPCEDKLQCAKVKVPVDYAKPDGDTIELAAVKIASTGNKKQGSLLVNPGGPGASGYDFVRDAGNSNFSEAVRANYDLIGFDPRGVKRSAPVTCLTDKERDEARAKVYTPETDAGLAVLRADNKAIAAKCAEQTGAVLGHIDTVSAAKDLDVLRAVLNDSKLNYMGFSYGTFLGSTYASLFPDNVGRMVLDGAIDPSLSAEELTLGQARAFEKALRAYVEHCLGEEGCPLTGTADDGLQQIRDLINSVIQTPRTAKDSRLVAGNTFVSGIVVPLYANESWPALTQALDAAMKGDVSPMLRLADLGANRSPNGKYTSNTALAFSAINCLDYPTSSDPAVMRAEEQRLREASPTLGYFFAYGGANCADWPYKNVRTPAAVKYSGSAPIVVVGTTGDPATPVEWASELRKQLGNASLLTFKGEGHTAYGRSNTCITSAVDKYLVEGKEPADNTVC; from the coding sequence ATGTCTGCACCGCCCCTGTCCTCGCGACCCCGGATCCTTGCGGGCGGGATGCGGGCCGCCGGCACCATGGCGCTGGCCCTGCTGCTGGCATCATGCAGTGCCCTTGGCCTCTCCAAGGACGAGTCCTCCCAGGGCGGCTCCACCGGGCAGGCCGACCCCGCAATAGCGGCGGCCGCGCCCGAAGGGCTGAAGGACTTCTACTCCCAGACGATTGTCTGGAAGCCCTGCGAGGACAAGCTGCAGTGCGCCAAGGTCAAGGTGCCGGTGGACTACGCGAAACCGGACGGCGACACGATTGAACTCGCTGCCGTGAAGATCGCCAGCACCGGGAACAAGAAGCAGGGCAGCCTGCTGGTCAACCCCGGCGGACCGGGCGCATCCGGCTATGACTTCGTCAGGGACGCCGGCAACAGCAACTTCTCCGAGGCGGTGCGCGCGAACTACGACCTCATCGGTTTCGATCCCCGCGGCGTCAAGCGCTCCGCACCCGTCACCTGCCTCACCGACAAGGAACGGGACGAGGCGAGGGCAAAGGTCTACACGCCGGAAACCGACGCCGGGCTGGCAGTTCTCCGCGCCGATAACAAGGCCATCGCCGCCAAGTGCGCCGAGCAAACGGGCGCGGTGCTGGGCCACATTGACACGGTCAGCGCGGCCAAGGACCTGGACGTCCTGCGCGCCGTGCTCAACGACTCCAAACTCAACTACATGGGTTTTTCGTACGGCACTTTCCTGGGCTCCACCTACGCGTCGCTCTTCCCGGACAATGTGGGGCGCATGGTCCTTGATGGCGCCATCGATCCGTCCCTCAGCGCTGAGGAGCTGACTCTGGGCCAGGCCCGGGCCTTCGAGAAGGCGCTGCGTGCCTACGTGGAACATTGCCTCGGGGAGGAGGGGTGCCCCCTGACCGGAACGGCCGACGACGGCCTCCAGCAGATCCGCGACCTCATCAACTCCGTGATCCAGACTCCGCGTACGGCCAAGGACAGCCGGCTGGTGGCCGGCAATACCTTCGTCAGCGGCATCGTCGTTCCGCTGTACGCCAACGAAAGCTGGCCGGCTCTGACGCAGGCACTGGACGCGGCCATGAAGGGCGACGTCAGCCCCATGCTTCGCCTGGCCGACCTGGGCGCGAACCGGTCCCCCAACGGCAAATACACGTCCAACACGGCTCTGGCCTTCAGCGCCATCAACTGCCTGGACTACCCCACGAGCAGCGATCCCGCGGTCATGCGCGCCGAGGAGCAGCGGCTTCGTGAAGCCTCCCCCACGCTGGGCTACTTCTTCGCCTACGGCGGGGCGAACTGCGCGGACTGGCCGTACAAGAACGTCCGGACCCCCGCCGCCGTCAAGTACAGCGGCTCAGCGCCGATCGTCGTCGTCGGTACCACCGGCGACCCGGCCACGCCGGTGGAGTGGGCGAGCGAACTGCGGAAGCAGCTGGGCAACGCGTCTCTGCTGACCTTCAAGGGTGAGGGCCACACCGCCTACGGCCGGTCCAACACCTGCATCACCAGCGCTGTGGACAAGTACCTCGTGGAAGGCAAGGAGCCGGCGGACAACACCGTCTGCTGA
- a CDS encoding SRPBCC family protein: protein METVEETVDVAVPVRTAYNQWTQFESFPQFMSGVESVTQLSNTTNHWVTKVGGVKREFDTEIVDQEPDDRIAWRSTDGKSHAGIIRFTPLDANHTKVKVHFEWAPETVTEKAGAALKIDEMQVKADMRKFKDFIESRGAETGGWRGEVEDSGPTGQF from the coding sequence ATGGAAACTGTTGAAGAGACCGTTGATGTCGCAGTTCCGGTCCGTACGGCCTACAACCAGTGGACGCAGTTCGAATCATTTCCGCAGTTCATGTCCGGCGTGGAATCCGTAACCCAGCTGAGTAACACCACCAATCATTGGGTCACGAAGGTCGGCGGTGTGAAGCGGGAATTTGATACGGAGATAGTTGATCAGGAGCCGGATGACCGGATCGCCTGGCGCAGCACCGACGGCAAGTCCCATGCCGGCATCATCAGGTTCACGCCCCTGGATGCCAATCACACCAAGGTGAAGGTCCACTTCGAATGGGCGCCGGAAACCGTCACGGAGAAAGCGGGCGCGGCCCTGAAGATTGACGAAATGCAGGTCAAGGCCGACATGCGGAAATTCAAGGACTTCATCGAGTCACGCGGCGCGGAAACCGGCGGCTGGCGCGGAGAGGTCGAAGACAGCGGCCCCACCGGGCAGTTCTAG
- a CDS encoding nuclear transport factor 2 family protein codes for MGTQEDAGVVRRGYEAFGAGDMETLRSLFAEDAVWHLGGSGGLSGDKQGLDAVLAYFGELFTRSDGTIRVELDDLIGGENHTVGFQRVHAQRNGAAIDQRTVIVFALKDGKVSEAYEFPEDTAEAAEFWS; via the coding sequence ATGGGAACCCAGGAAGATGCCGGTGTGGTGCGACGGGGCTACGAAGCGTTCGGTGCAGGTGACATGGAAACTCTTCGAAGCCTGTTCGCGGAGGACGCCGTCTGGCATCTGGGAGGCAGCGGCGGGCTGTCCGGTGACAAGCAGGGCCTGGACGCCGTCCTCGCCTACTTCGGCGAACTGTTCACGCGGTCCGACGGCACCATCAGAGTTGAGCTGGACGATCTGATCGGCGGAGAAAATCACACCGTTGGCTTCCAGAGGGTGCACGCACAACGCAACGGGGCGGCCATCGACCAACGGACCGTCATCGTCTTCGCGCTCAAGGACGGGAAAGTCAGCGAGGCTTATGAATTCCCCGAAGACACCGCCGAGGCCGCCGAATTCTGGTCCTGA
- a CDS encoding bacterial proteasome activator family protein: MSDPEDTQPTRTAEDEEPVEGTTLDDEGTPLDVGAAGRPAEAEKPKAANLQDLVDEPAKVMRIGTMIRQLLEEVKSAPLDDAARGRLAEIHERSIKELEDGLAPELVQELERISLPFPDDATPSDAELRIAQAQLVGWLEGLFHGIQTAIAAQHAAREHTLAQMQLKQLPPGTVIAPGVIIGENGEPQRAKAPQPGSDPLHPGRKEDPDHGPGQYL; this comes from the coding sequence ATGAGCGATCCCGAAGACACTCAACCCACCCGGACTGCAGAGGACGAGGAACCGGTGGAGGGCACCACCCTGGATGATGAGGGCACCCCCCTGGATGTGGGGGCCGCTGGGCGCCCCGCCGAGGCGGAAAAGCCGAAGGCCGCCAACCTGCAGGACCTCGTGGATGAGCCCGCGAAGGTGATGCGGATCGGGACCATGATCCGGCAGCTGCTGGAAGAAGTGAAGTCTGCGCCTTTGGACGACGCCGCTCGGGGCCGCCTGGCGGAGATCCACGAGCGCTCCATCAAGGAGCTTGAGGACGGTCTGGCACCGGAACTGGTGCAGGAGCTGGAACGGATCAGCCTGCCATTCCCGGACGACGCCACTCCCTCTGACGCCGAGCTGCGGATCGCCCAGGCCCAGCTGGTGGGCTGGCTGGAAGGCCTGTTCCACGGGATCCAGACGGCGATAGCCGCCCAGCACGCCGCACGGGAACACACCCTGGCCCAGATGCAGCTAAAGCAGCTGCCGCCAGGCACAGTCATCGCGCCCGGTGTGATCATCGGTGAGAACGGTGAGCCGCAGCGTGCCAAGGCGCCCCAGCCCGGTTCAGATCCGCTGCACCCGGGCCGGAAGGAAGACCCCGACCACGGCCCCGGCCAGTATTTGTAG
- a CDS encoding YbdD/YjiX family protein — protein sequence MSAAPGPAGLLHPVAGAFRGFARYVQGVMGADAYRKYLEHHAAAGHGTPPLDERAFWRDRTDRQDTNPQGRCC from the coding sequence ATGAGTGCTGCACCCGGACCGGCCGGCCTGCTTCATCCGGTGGCGGGAGCCTTCCGCGGCTTCGCACGGTACGTGCAGGGTGTCATGGGCGCCGACGCGTACCGGAAGTACCTGGAGCACCACGCGGCGGCCGGCCACGGCACGCCGCCCCTGGACGAACGGGCGTTCTGGCGGGACCGGACTGACCGCCAGGACACCAACCCGCAGGGAAGGTGCTGCTGA
- a CDS encoding HAD family hydrolase: protein MTLNSTISTGSTGRTALSADADADAEAAEHGLPVRLAVLAMVGTTVYDGGLMDRAMSRTLVEQGVAAGSARFEGMLRYARERSGISRMTVFAELFDDPQAAASANKRFELNCDELIADGGVRAVPGAEDAIGWLRDAGIKVCLATGFGRHTQNMVLESLGWMGLADLSLCPADAGRGRPFPDMVLTAVLALDIDDVRKVAVVGDSASDIHSGLRAGASVAAGVLTGSHSEAALRGAGATDVVPSIKDFPALLERRAARL, encoded by the coding sequence ATGACACTCAACAGCACGATTTCAACGGGCAGCACAGGACGCACTGCCCTCTCGGCCGATGCAGATGCGGATGCGGAGGCGGCAGAGCATGGACTGCCGGTCCGGCTCGCGGTGCTGGCCATGGTGGGGACAACCGTGTACGACGGCGGCCTCATGGACCGCGCGATGTCCCGCACGCTGGTGGAACAGGGAGTCGCGGCCGGCTCGGCGCGCTTCGAAGGCATGCTGCGCTACGCTCGGGAGCGTTCCGGCATCTCCCGGATGACGGTTTTCGCCGAACTGTTTGACGATCCCCAGGCGGCGGCCAGCGCCAACAAGAGGTTCGAGCTGAACTGCGACGAACTCATCGCCGACGGCGGAGTCCGGGCCGTGCCGGGGGCCGAGGACGCCATCGGCTGGCTCCGGGACGCCGGCATCAAGGTCTGCCTGGCTACCGGCTTCGGGCGCCACACGCAGAACATGGTGCTCGAATCGCTGGGTTGGATGGGCCTGGCGGACCTCAGCCTGTGCCCGGCGGACGCCGGCAGGGGCAGGCCGTTCCCGGACATGGTGCTGACAGCGGTCCTGGCCCTCGACATCGACGACGTCCGGAAGGTGGCCGTGGTGGGGGACTCCGCCTCGGACATCCATTCCGGCCTGCGCGCCGGGGCTTCCGTGGCTGCCGGGGTGCTGACCGGGTCGCACTCCGAGGCGGCGCTTCGCGGCGCCGGTGCCACCGACGTCGTGCCCTCGATCAAGGATTTCCCGGCACTACTGGAGCGGCGCGCTGCCCGGCTTTGA
- a CDS encoding aldo/keto reductase: MTSSPTLTFNDGNTIPQLGYGVWQVEDDVAEKVVFQAFQAGFRHIDTAKIYGNESGVGRAIASSGLSPEEIFITTKLWNADQGYESTLAAFEESLERLGLETLDLYLIHWLQPKQDKYVDTWKALIELQKRGKVKSIGVSNFTVEGLQRIIDETGVVPAINQVELHPYFSQSELREFNASQGILTQAWSPLGQGGELLEDPVIAGIAQKHNATPAQVVIAWHLAVGNVVIPKSVTESRIRENFDALNVTLDAEDVAAINGLDRTAEGSGRIGPDPAVSDFA, from the coding sequence ATGACTTCTTCACCAACACTGACATTCAATGACGGCAACACCATTCCGCAGCTTGGCTACGGGGTTTGGCAGGTTGAAGACGACGTAGCCGAGAAGGTTGTCTTCCAGGCGTTCCAGGCCGGGTTCCGCCACATCGACACCGCCAAGATCTACGGCAACGAGTCCGGCGTCGGCCGGGCGATCGCCAGCTCCGGGCTGTCGCCGGAGGAAATCTTCATCACCACCAAGCTGTGGAACGCCGACCAGGGGTACGAATCAACGCTTGCCGCGTTCGAGGAGTCCCTGGAGCGGCTGGGCCTTGAAACACTGGATCTGTACCTGATCCACTGGCTCCAGCCCAAGCAGGACAAGTACGTGGACACCTGGAAGGCGCTGATCGAACTCCAGAAGCGCGGCAAGGTCAAGTCCATCGGGGTGTCCAACTTCACCGTCGAAGGTCTGCAGCGGATCATCGACGAGACGGGCGTGGTTCCGGCCATCAACCAGGTGGAACTGCACCCGTATTTCAGCCAGTCGGAACTGCGGGAGTTCAACGCCTCCCAGGGCATCCTGACCCAGGCCTGGTCGCCGCTGGGCCAGGGTGGCGAACTCCTGGAGGACCCGGTCATTGCGGGCATCGCACAGAAGCACAACGCCACCCCGGCGCAGGTGGTCATCGCATGGCACCTCGCGGTCGGAAACGTCGTCATCCCCAAGTCCGTCACCGAATCCAGGATCCGTGAGAACTTCGACGCGCTGAACGTCACGCTGGACGCCGAGGACGTTGCAGCCATCAACGGGCTGGACCGCACCGCGGAAGGAAGCGGCAGGATCGGTCCGGACCCGGCCGTCTCTGACTTCGCCTAA
- a CDS encoding GlsB/YeaQ/YmgE family stress response membrane protein produces the protein MGILGFLLLGLIAGAIAKAILPGRQGGGWIVTLVLGVVGAILGGWIGSLIFGGGLGDFFDLRTWLLSILGAVIVLLIYGAVTRRSRV, from the coding sequence ATGGGAATTCTTGGATTTCTCCTGCTCGGTCTGATTGCGGGGGCCATTGCAAAAGCCATTCTTCCCGGGAGGCAGGGCGGCGGTTGGATAGTCACCCTCGTCTTGGGCGTTGTCGGGGCTATCCTCGGCGGCTGGATCGGTTCGCTGATCTTCGGCGGTGGCCTGGGTGACTTCTTCGACCTCAGGACTTGGCTGTTGTCCATCCTCGGGGCCGTCATTGTGTTGCTGATCTACGGCGCCGTCACTCGCAGAAGCCGGGTCTGA
- a CDS encoding carbon starvation CstA family protein, protein MGTMPEDVTRTADGELNPAATGSLPPTSVEDAVRDAEERRWTPAKIATWVAIALLGGVAWFMLAVVRGETVNAIWFVFASVCTYLIGYRFYSKVIERYLLKPDDRRATPAEYKADGKDYVRTDRNVLFGHHFAAIAGAGPLVGPVIAAQMGYLPGTIWIILGVVLAGAVQDYLVMFFSMRRGGRSLGQMAREELGVIGGTAALVATLLIMVIIVAILALVVVNALGESPWGVFSVGMTIPIALFMGVYLRYLRPGKVMEVSIIGFVLLMAAIIGGGGVAGTEWGAAFFHLDKVTIAWGLIIYGFIAAILPVWLLLAPRDYLSTFMKIGVIAMLAVAIIVVRPEITVPAFSEFAGRENGPVFSGALFPFLFVTIACGALSGFHALISSGTTPKLIEKERQTRFIGYGGMLMESFVAIMALVAAISIDRGIYFAMNAPAALTGGTVETAAQWVNSLGLAGVNITPDVLAQTASNVGEESIVSRSGGAPTLAVGLAHIMQQFIGGTGMMAFWYHFAIMFEALFILTAVDAGTRVARFMLQDSIGNFASKFKEASWRPGAWLCTAIMVGAWGAVLLMGVTDPLGGINTLFPLFGIANQLLAAIALAVCMAIAAKRGSFRYLWIVAVPLAFTAVVTITASIHKIFSSVPAVGYFANNAAFSKALADGKTSFGTAKTTAAMEAVVRNTMIQGWLSVIFVVLSIIVIITAVLATVKAFRNTAAGVPNVNNEDRPHPSRVYAPAGLIPTPAERELMAEWNKLPADMRVERAGHH, encoded by the coding sequence ATGGGCACCATGCCTGAGGATGTGACCCGAACGGCGGACGGGGAACTCAATCCCGCGGCCACCGGGTCGCTGCCGCCGACGTCGGTGGAGGACGCGGTCCGCGACGCCGAGGAGCGCAGATGGACCCCTGCGAAGATCGCCACGTGGGTAGCCATCGCGCTCCTGGGCGGCGTGGCCTGGTTCATGCTGGCCGTCGTCAGGGGCGAAACGGTCAACGCCATCTGGTTCGTGTTCGCCTCGGTGTGCACGTACCTGATCGGCTACCGCTTTTATTCGAAGGTCATCGAGCGCTATCTGCTCAAGCCGGACGACCGCCGCGCCACGCCGGCAGAGTACAAGGCTGACGGCAAGGACTACGTCCGCACGGACCGCAATGTCCTCTTCGGGCACCACTTCGCCGCCATCGCCGGAGCCGGCCCGCTCGTGGGGCCCGTCATCGCGGCCCAGATGGGTTACCTCCCGGGCACTATCTGGATCATTCTCGGCGTCGTCCTCGCAGGCGCCGTGCAGGACTACCTGGTGATGTTCTTCTCCATGCGCCGCGGCGGCCGTTCCCTCGGCCAGATGGCGCGTGAGGAGTTGGGCGTCATCGGCGGCACCGCCGCCCTCGTGGCCACGCTGCTGATCATGGTGATCATCGTCGCGATCCTGGCGCTCGTCGTCGTCAATGCTTTGGGGGAGAGCCCCTGGGGCGTCTTCTCGGTGGGCATGACCATCCCAATCGCGCTCTTCATGGGCGTGTACCTGAGGTATCTGCGTCCGGGCAAGGTCATGGAGGTTTCCATCATCGGCTTCGTGCTGCTCATGGCCGCCATCATCGGCGGCGGCGGCGTGGCCGGCACCGAGTGGGGCGCGGCGTTCTTCCACCTGGACAAGGTCACCATCGCGTGGGGCCTCATCATCTACGGCTTCATCGCGGCCATTCTGCCGGTGTGGCTCCTGCTCGCACCGCGGGACTACCTCTCGACCTTCATGAAGATCGGCGTGATCGCGATGCTCGCCGTGGCCATTATCGTGGTGCGACCCGAAATTACTGTTCCCGCCTTCAGCGAGTTCGCGGGCCGCGAGAACGGGCCGGTCTTCTCCGGCGCCCTGTTCCCGTTCCTGTTCGTCACCATCGCGTGCGGCGCGCTGTCCGGCTTCCACGCCCTGATTTCCTCCGGCACCACGCCAAAGCTCATCGAGAAGGAACGTCAGACCCGGTTCATCGGCTATGGCGGCATGCTGATGGAGTCCTTCGTCGCCATCATGGCGCTGGTCGCGGCCATCTCGATCGACCGCGGGATCTACTTCGCCATGAACGCCCCCGCGGCGCTGACCGGCGGAACGGTGGAGACGGCGGCCCAGTGGGTCAACAGCCTTGGCCTGGCCGGCGTCAACATCACCCCTGACGTCCTGGCCCAGACTGCGTCCAACGTGGGCGAGGAAAGCATCGTCTCGCGCTCAGGCGGCGCGCCAACGCTCGCCGTGGGCCTGGCCCACATCATGCAGCAGTTCATCGGCGGCACCGGCATGATGGCCTTCTGGTACCACTTCGCCATCATGTTCGAGGCCCTGTTCATCCTCACCGCAGTCGACGCCGGAACGCGCGTTGCGCGGTTCATGCTGCAGGATTCGATCGGGAACTTTGCCTCGAAGTTCAAGGAGGCGTCCTGGCGTCCCGGCGCGTGGCTCTGCACGGCCATCATGGTGGGCGCCTGGGGCGCCGTGCTGCTGATGGGCGTCACCGACCCGCTGGGCGGCATCAACACCCTCTTCCCGCTGTTCGGCATCGCCAACCAGCTGCTGGCTGCGATCGCCCTGGCGGTGTGCATGGCCATCGCGGCGAAGCGCGGCTCGTTCAGGTACCTGTGGATCGTCGCCGTGCCGCTGGCCTTCACCGCGGTCGTCACCATCACGGCAAGCATCCACAAGATCTTCTCTTCCGTCCCGGCCGTGGGGTACTTCGCCAACAACGCCGCGTTCAGCAAGGCGCTGGCCGACGGGAAGACCTCGTTCGGCACGGCCAAGACGACGGCGGCCATGGAGGCCGTGGTCCGCAACACCATGATCCAGGGCTGGCTGTCCGTCATCTTCGTGGTCCTGAGCATCATCGTTATCATCACCGCGGTGCTTGCCACGGTGAAGGCCTTCCGGAACACCGCGGCCGGCGTCCCCAACGTCAACAACGAGGACCGGCCACATCCCTCACGCGTCTACGCGCCCGCCGGGCTGATCCCCACGCCCGCCGAACGCGAGCTCATGGCCGAATGGAACAAGCTGCCCGCCGACATGCGTGTTGAGCGGGCGGGGCACCACTGA